The Rhodopirellula islandica genome segment GAACATGTGCTGAACATCACGGTCGAAAACGTCCCGGACGCACCGACCGAAGTCATCCCGCACATCGATTCGGTGCCTGAAAACATTCCGCTGAACGCAGCAATCGGCCAAATCGAAGTCATCGATGGCGACGGGCAAGGCAACCTCGTCATCGACATTGATGACGATCGATTCATCGTCGACCAAAACGGCAATCTGATCTTCGTCGGTCCAGACAACCTGAACTGGGAAGACGAATGGGCGATCCCATTGATCATCACGGTCCACGACCCTGACTTTGAAGAACCACTGGTTCACACCGCGACGCTGCAGATCTTGGATGAAGACGATCCGATCGAGGACGTGTTGCCCGGGAACGCCACCGTTCGTGAAAATTTTGAAGGCGACGTGGTCACCGAGATCACAGTCGTCGACGAAGACGATGACCAGTTCTATGACTTCCTCGTTGACGACGACCGCTTCCTGATTGTCAACGGAAGTCTGCGACTGAAACCGGGCATCGCAGTCGATTTCGAAGAGTCTGATACCATCGTGGTCAATGTCACGGTGTCGCACCTGGATGATTCGTTCGAAAAAGCGATCACGCTGCAAGTGATCGACCAGCCGGAATCGCCAAGCAATTTTGTTTTGACGCCGGCGACCGTCGAAGAGCAAACGCCTGGTGCGATCGTGGGCGAACTTCGTATCGCTGGCAATCCTGCCGCGAACAATCACTCGCTCACCGTCAACGATTCTCGTTTTGTCTTCGACGGGTCGACACTGAAGCTGGCGGAAGGCGTGTCCGTTTCGCTGATCGACCAACAAGAAATTGAAATCGACATCACCGCCACGTCGCAATCCGCCGGTGTCGCACCGGTCACCGAAACCTTTTTGGTCCAAGTGATCGAGAACGACACGCCGTACCACAACGACATCGAACCGCATGATGTGAACAGTGATGAAGAAGTCACCGCGCTCGATGCGTTGACGATCATCAACTACCTGAACATCTACGGTCCGGGTCCAGTCGGTTTCGGCGACCCCGGATTTGGATACGACGTCAACGCCGATGGCTTTGTCACCGCGCTCGACGCCTTGCTGGTGATCAACCATCTCAATCAAATCACTCGGCCAACGGGCACGGTCAACAACGGCGAAGAAGAATCGGAAGGTTCCGGCGAAGGCGAGCCAATCGCCGACGACCAACTGGCCCAGAACAGCGAAACTGGTTCCAACGAATCCTTGGCGCCCGGCAACCAAAACGTCAGTGGCCCGTTGGAACCTCGCGGGTTTGCTCAATCGACGCTGAGACGCCAGGCTCGTGATGCGGTGCTGACCGACCTTAGCAAGCTGATCGACAGCAGCACCGACGATCCATTCGCGGTTTCGACCGAGCAATTGGTCGATGTGCTCTCGCGTGTCAGCGATCTGGATGACAACCATCATGACTCGGCACTCAAACTGCTGTCCGACGAAGCAGACGAGTAGTCGGCTCACCGTTGCATATTGGCCAACGGCCAAACGCAACGTAGCCGGATTCGCCAGAATTCGGTCATCCACCAACTCGAACATCTGAATCCAGCGGCTGCGTGGTCCCTCGCTGACGCGTTCGGGTTGTGATCGGACGACCACATTGCGCGCGTCTGAATTCTTCGCGAATTCAGCGACACGCGACCAAGTAGCCGGATTCGCCAGAATTCGGACATCCACCAACTCGAAGATCTGAATCCAGGCGAATTCAGCGACTGCGTGGTCCCTCGCTGACGCGTTCGGGTTGTGATCGGACGACCACGTTGCGCGCGTCTGAATTCTTGGCGAATTCAACGACACGCGACCAAGTAGCCGGATTCGGCAAGGATTCGGGCATCCGCCAAATTTCACAATGCGCGGATTGTATCGATTGAGCCAGTAGCTATGCTTGGGAGAGCACCCCTCTGCAGGGCCGCCCTGGCGATCGTTCATGCACGAGAGTTGCTGGTCAACCAATGTGCCTGGGCTCAATTCAATGACTCGCTTTCAATCCAAACGCAAACCCACTTTCGCGCAAACTCAATGGTCCGTCGAACCACTTGAGCCCCGCCTGATGCTGGCCGGCGATGCGGGGGCCGAAGTTGCCGCCGCAGCCGCTTCCAACTCCACCGATCCCGGCGAAGCCACCACGGACCGCGATTCAACCGACACGGGCTCGCGTTCCGAGCAAGCAGCCGATTCGTTCACAGAAATCGCGTTCATCGACTCCGCGGTGGAAGAAACAGAACAACTCACACAGTGGATGCGCAGCGGCGTTGAGATCGTGTTGCTGGACCAGGCCTCGCCCGCGATCGATCAAATGACGTCGGTCTTGGCAAGTCGCACGAGCGTCCGGACCATTCACGTCGTTTCGCACGCCGAGGCTGGCGTTCTGCAATTGAGTGGTCAACGCATCGACGCCGAGACGCTACAGCAGCATTCCGCTCAGCTCGATCAATGGCGTCATGCACTCACCGACAACGCCGACATTCTGTTGTACGGATGCGACGCCGCATCCAAGACCGAGGGTCAAAACTTGATCACGACGCTGGCGCGTTTGACCTCTGCGGATGTGGCCGCGTCGAATGATGCCACCGGGCACGCTGCTCTGGGTGGTGACTGGGACCTGGAGGTCCGAACCGGAGACATTGAGAGTGCTCTGTTGGCCAGCGTTGACCGGTTGCAACATGTCGAGATGGTGTTGCCGATTTCCGTTCGCGCGGCAGGCACAACGGGCGATGAACAGATGCAGTTGCAGATCAACGGCGATGTCGTTCAGACATGGAACAACATCGGCGGCAACGCTGACACGCGACAATTCCAAACCTTCACCTACAACGGTGCAGTTGATTTGGCAATCGATGAAGTGCGAGTCGCCTTCACCAACGACTTGTATCAACCCGAGCAAGGCATCGACCGAAATTTGGTCGTCGACTCCATCACGGCCAACGGGGTGACGATCGAGTCCGAAAATGCGAACACGTTTGGAACGGGAACGTGGCAAGAAGAGGACGGCGTTGCCCCAGGGTTCCGCCGCAGCGAGTGGATCCACAGCAACGGCTACTTCCAATACACCGCCCCTTCAACGACCAGTTCGATTTCAATCTTCGCGGCAGGAGCTGAGAACACCGAAACGATCGAACTTTGGATCGCTGGCGAACGAGCCCAGACGTGGCAAAACATCGGCGGCGACGTCGACACGGGCGAATTTGTGCAACTGGACTTTGACGCGGACACCACCGTTGACATCTCTCAAATCCAGATCCGCTTCACCAACGATTTGTATGACGCCGATGGCGTCATCGACCGCAATGTGCGAATCGACCGGGTCGAACTGGACGGCACCTCGTATCAGACCGAAGCCGAAGATGTTTACTCCACCGGCACCTGGCAAGCGGATGGATTGACACCCGGGTTCAAGCAATCCGAGTGGCTGCACACGAACGGTCACTTCCAATACGGAACCACGACCACGAACCCCGGCACGATCTCGCTGGAAACCAGCAATGTCACGATCGACGAAGACGCGGGGACCGCCTTGGTTCGTGTGCTTCGAACCGGCGGCAGCGACGGCATCGCGACCGTCGACTACGACACCTTCGCGGGAACCGCTACCGAAGGCATCGACTACACGCGGCAAACCGGAACATTGACATTCGCCGATGGAGTCACCGAGCAAACGATCGTCGTCCCCATCCTCGACGACGCCTTGCTGGAAACCAACGAGACCTTCAACATCACGATCGACAACGTTCAAGGCGGTGCCAATCTGCTCGTTCCGCGAACGGCGACCGTTTCGATCGTGGACAACGAAGTCAGCCTGCCTGACTACGCCAATTTCGCAGATGTCTCTGGGCTGACGCTCAATGGTTCCGCACAACAAACCGGCAACACGCTAGAGCTCACCCAAGCCGAAAAGAATCAGGCTGGCAGTGCGTTCTATTCCACTGCCGTCAACTTGGCTGAGGATGGTTCCTTCCGAACGGCGTTCGCGTTCGAAGCCATCAACGGTGCGGGAACAGACGGAGCCGATGGACTGACATTCACGATCCAAAATGACCCGCGTGGCTCAACCGCGATCGGTGGGACGGGAGAACAACTCGGTTATCAAGACATCACCCATTCCGTCGCAGTTGAGTTTGACACGTATCGAAACAGCTTGGACATCAACGACAACCATGTTTCGATCCTCACCGGTTCGGTGTACTCGAACCTTCGCACGGCGGTCCCAGAAATCGATCTGAACAACGGAAGCGAACGCTATGCCTGGGTGGAGTACAACGGCACCAGCAAGGTTCTCGCCGTGTACCTTTCTGCCGACCCGACCAAACCCACGCAAGCGTTGATGAAAGCCACCGTCGATCTGCAAACGCAAGTCGGTGACGCAGGATTCGTGGGCTTCACCGCGGGCACAGGCGGGTTGGACAATTCACATCGCATTTTGAACTGGTCGGTCGATCAAACTGCTCCGCCACTGGACCCGCCGGTTGTCGGTGGCGACGAAATTCTCAGCACGACGATCGCATCGCAGCTCCACCTGCCGACCGCAATCGACTGGTTGCCCGATGGAACGATGCTGGTTTCGGAACAAGGCGGCATGGTGAAGACGGTGCGAGATGGAGCGGTCTCCGGTGATCCGTTCGTCGACATCTCGGGAATTGTCAACGGAACTCGCGATCGCGGGTTGCTGGACATCGCGGTCCATCCCGACTTTGCAAACAACCCGTACGTCTACCTGCTGTTCACCTATGACCCGCCAGAGGTCAACGACCAGGCCGCTGGCACGCTGGCAGGTCCCGACGGCAAAGGCAACCGCGCCGGTCGTCTGATTCGAGTCACCGCCGATGCCGCCAACAACTATCAAACGGCCGTCGCGGGCAGCGAAGTCGTGTTGCTGGGCAAGAACAGCACCTGGGAAAACTTCAATGGGTTTGCCAACAGCACCTTCAACTTCACCGAAGCCCCCGCCGGCGAAAATCCCGACGGGACTTACATCAACGACTTCATCAACAGCGACAGCGAATCGCATACGATCGGCTCGCTCGCGTTCGGCCTGGACGGCGAACTGTTCGTTTCGATTGGCGACGGTGCCAGCTACAACCGAGTCGATGTGCGAGGTGACCGTGTGCAGGACATCGACAGTTTGTCAGGCAAGGTCTTGCGAATCGATCCGATCACCGGCGAAGGCCTGACTGACAACCCGTTCTACAATGGCGATCCCGAGGCAAACCGTTCGAAGGTTTATCAACTGGGACTGCGCAACCCATTCCGAATGACGGTCGATCCCGTCACTGGGCGACTGTTCGTGGGGGACGTTGGTTGGACGCAGTGGGAAGAGATCAACTCCGCCGGAGCCGGTGCGAACTTTGGATGGCCGTTCTATGAAGGCGGCAGCGGAACCAGCCTCGTGAATTCCCGTTACGCGAGCACTCCCGAAGGAATCGCCTTCTTTGCACAAGACATCACCGTGACCGCGTCGCAATACGCGCTCAATCATCAAGCCGATGGAATCAACGCGATCGTGATGGGCGACGTCTATCGAGGCAGCCTGTACGGGGACGCCTACACCGGCGATGTGTTCTTCAACGATTTGGGCCAGGGCATCGTTCGGCACGGGGACGTCGACGCCAGCGGAGCGATCACCAACGTGCAAACCTTCACCACCGGTGCGGGTGCCGTGGTCGCGATCAGCCAAGGCCCCGATGGAGCCCTGTACTACGTCGACCTCGACGA includes the following:
- a CDS encoding DUF4347 domain-containing protein — its product is MTRFQSKRKPTFAQTQWSVEPLEPRLMLAGDAGAEVAAAAASNSTDPGEATTDRDSTDTGSRSEQAADSFTEIAFIDSAVEETEQLTQWMRSGVEIVLLDQASPAIDQMTSVLASRTSVRTIHVVSHAEAGVLQLSGQRIDAETLQQHSAQLDQWRHALTDNADILLYGCDAASKTEGQNLITTLARLTSADVAASNDATGHAALGGDWDLEVRTGDIESALLASVDRLQHVEMVLPISVRAAGTTGDEQMQLQINGDVVQTWNNIGGNADTRQFQTFTYNGAVDLAIDEVRVAFTNDLYQPEQGIDRNLVVDSITANGVTIESENANTFGTGTWQEEDGVAPGFRRSEWIHSNGYFQYTAPSTTSSISIFAAGAENTETIELWIAGERAQTWQNIGGDVDTGEFVQLDFDADTTVDISQIQIRFTNDLYDADGVIDRNVRIDRVELDGTSYQTEAEDVYSTGTWQADGLTPGFKQSEWLHTNGHFQYGTTTTNPGTISLETSNVTIDEDAGTALVRVLRTGGSDGIATVDYDTFAGTATEGIDYTRQTGTLTFADGVTEQTIVVPILDDALLETNETFNITIDNVQGGANLLVPRTATVSIVDNEVSLPDYANFADVSGLTLNGSAQQTGNTLELTQAEKNQAGSAFYSTAVNLAEDGSFRTAFAFEAINGAGTDGADGLTFTIQNDPRGSTAIGGTGEQLGYQDITHSVAVEFDTYRNSLDINDNHVSILTGSVYSNLRTAVPEIDLNNGSERYAWVEYNGTSKVLAVYLSADPTKPTQALMKATVDLQTQVGDAGFVGFTAGTGGLDNSHRILNWSVDQTAPPLDPPVVGGDEILSTTIASQLHLPTAIDWLPDGTMLVSEQGGMVKTVRDGAVSGDPFVDISGIVNGTRDRGLLDIAVHPDFANNPYVYLLFTYDPPEVNDQAAGTLAGPDGKGNRAGRLIRVTADAANNYQTAVAGSEVVLLGKNSTWENFNGFANSTFNFTEAPAGENPDGTYINDFINSDSESHTIGSLAFGLDGELFVSIGDGASYNRVDVRGDRVQDIDSLSGKVLRIDPITGEGLTDNPFYNGDPEANRSKVYQLGLRNPFRMTVDPVTGRLFVGDVGWTQWEEINSAGAGANFGWPFYEGGSGTSLVNSRYASTPEGIAFFAQDITVTASQYALNHQADGINAIVMGDVYRGSLYGDAYTGDVFFNDLGQGIVRHGDVDASGAITNVQTFTTGAGAVVAISQGPDGALYYVDLDDGLVGRWEIV